A single genomic interval of Microbacterium hydrocarbonoxydans harbors:
- the mtrB gene encoding MtrAB system histidine kinase MtrB, giving the protein MAATSATTTAVAVIRDWRGWPTVTRALWRRSLRFRTLTITLLLTSTAILITCVTMALVIQNDLFESRKTEALEDAARAVNLAQVTLDSAALGDEPAALQELWDSVQADLRRYSTAEGFAGIRMNADPDAVALNGFSAGLSANIISVGLSNRVVQFDDRQSWQSVGLDVGGRVVPGIIVGQQLQVPEAGPFQLYFAYDLADADNTLTFVQRTLWIAGIGLVAIVAAISFIVLRTVSTPIVEAAETSARLASGDLAVRIDVHGEDELATLGRSFNAMADSIESQIKELGELSLVQQRFVSDVSHELRTPLTTIRLAADMLNDQRGEFDPTTARTTELLHTQVQRFETLLSDLLEISRYDAGSVQLELEATSLAHLAEDIIEQMQPLADGRGSELRLVAPGGYSPVDMDPRRVRRVLRNLIGNAIEHGEGRPIVVTVDSNQHAVAAGVRDFGLGMDPADAERVFDRFWRADPSRQRTIGGTGLGLSIALGDATLHGGTLSVWSELGVGTNFVLTLPRRGDALEGPSPIPVEPQEPLSELGDATQPIQLADIPAELFDRGSIE; this is encoded by the coding sequence GTGGCCGCGACCTCAGCGACCACCACGGCGGTCGCTGTCATCCGCGACTGGCGAGGCTGGCCGACCGTCACCCGCGCTCTCTGGCGGCGGTCGCTACGTTTCCGCACCCTCACGATCACTCTGCTCCTGACCTCCACGGCGATCCTGATCACCTGCGTGACCATGGCCCTGGTCATCCAGAACGATCTGTTCGAGTCGCGCAAGACGGAGGCGCTCGAAGACGCGGCGCGCGCGGTGAACCTGGCGCAGGTGACCCTGGACTCCGCGGCTCTCGGCGACGAGCCAGCCGCGCTGCAGGAGCTCTGGGACAGCGTGCAGGCGGATCTCCGGCGCTATTCGACGGCCGAGGGCTTCGCGGGCATCCGCATGAACGCCGACCCGGATGCCGTGGCCCTCAACGGCTTCTCGGCGGGGCTGAGCGCCAACATCATCAGTGTGGGGCTGAGCAACAGGGTCGTGCAGTTCGACGACCGTCAGTCCTGGCAGTCGGTCGGGCTCGACGTCGGCGGCCGCGTCGTGCCGGGGATCATCGTCGGCCAGCAGCTGCAGGTCCCGGAAGCAGGACCGTTCCAGCTCTACTTCGCCTACGACCTGGCTGACGCCGACAACACCCTCACCTTCGTGCAGCGCACGCTGTGGATCGCCGGCATCGGCCTCGTGGCGATCGTCGCAGCGATCTCGTTCATCGTGCTGCGCACCGTGTCCACACCCATCGTCGAGGCCGCAGAGACCAGCGCCCGCCTCGCATCCGGAGATCTCGCCGTGCGCATCGACGTGCACGGGGAGGACGAGCTCGCGACCCTCGGGAGATCGTTCAACGCGATGGCGGACAGCATCGAATCGCAGATCAAGGAGCTCGGGGAACTGTCGCTCGTGCAGCAGCGATTCGTCTCAGACGTCTCGCACGAGCTGCGCACACCCCTCACGACGATCCGCCTCGCCGCCGACATGCTGAACGACCAGCGCGGCGAGTTCGACCCCACCACCGCGAGGACCACCGAACTGCTGCACACCCAGGTGCAGCGGTTCGAGACCCTGCTGTCCGACCTGCTGGAGATCAGCCGGTACGACGCAGGATCCGTTCAGTTGGAGCTCGAGGCGACGAGTCTCGCGCATCTCGCAGAGGACATCATCGAGCAGATGCAGCCGCTCGCCGACGGGCGCGGCAGTGAGCTCCGACTCGTCGCTCCCGGCGGCTACTCGCCCGTGGATATGGATCCGCGGCGCGTACGGCGCGTGCTTCGCAACCTCATCGGCAACGCGATCGAGCACGGGGAGGGCCGGCCCATCGTTGTCACCGTCGACAGCAACCAGCACGCGGTCGCTGCGGGTGTGCGCGACTTCGGTCTCGGAATGGACCCCGCCGATGCGGAACGGGTCTTCGACCGGTTCTGGCGCGCGGACCCCTCCAGGCAGCGCACCATCGGCGGCACCGGCCTCGGCCTCTCGATCGCTCTCGGCGATGCGACGCTGCACGGCGGCACCCTGTCCGTCTGGTCCGAACTCGGGGTCGGCACGAACTTCGTGCTCACGCTCCCGCGCCGCGGGGACGCGCTGGAGGGGCCCTCGCCCATCCCGGTCGAGCCGCAGGAGCCGCTGTCCGAGCTCGGGGACGCCACGCAGCCGATCCAGCTCGCCGACATCCCGGCGGAGCTCTTCGACCGAGGGAGCATCGAATGA
- a CDS encoding stage II sporulation protein M, translating to MDADALTDARRAEWERLEQLSRARLDGAGVDELIVRYRAASADLAELKTSVGDSPQGAYLSTILVRARLRLTGASDNILTQTSRFFSRQLPAALYRLRWTTLVVAVSFIAIVVGTAAWISADPALIATLGPPDLLEQYADESFTGYYTENPAAVFMGMVWWNNAWIALQCVLFGITGLWPLNVLVQNAMGLGVSGAVMAAHDQVGVMILYILPHGLLEMTSIFVAGAAGFHLFWSWVAPGHRSRGESLAAEGRALATVAIGLVFTLFVSGLIEGFVTGWALPWPLKIGIGAAALAAFLIYMLVVGGRAHRQGETGDLVEYEAGTPRLLAG from the coding sequence GTGGATGCCGATGCGCTGACAGATGCACGCCGCGCCGAGTGGGAGCGGCTCGAGCAGCTCAGTCGCGCTCGGCTCGACGGCGCAGGCGTCGACGAGCTCATCGTCCGCTATCGCGCGGCATCCGCTGATCTCGCCGAGCTGAAGACGTCGGTGGGCGACTCCCCGCAGGGGGCGTACCTGTCGACGATCCTGGTGCGAGCACGGCTGCGTCTGACGGGCGCCTCGGACAACATCCTCACCCAGACGTCGCGCTTCTTCTCGCGTCAGCTCCCGGCAGCCCTCTATCGCCTGCGCTGGACGACTCTCGTGGTCGCGGTGTCGTTCATCGCGATCGTCGTGGGAACAGCCGCCTGGATCTCCGCCGACCCCGCACTGATCGCGACGCTCGGCCCGCCCGACCTGCTGGAGCAGTACGCCGACGAGAGCTTCACGGGCTATTACACCGAGAACCCTGCCGCGGTGTTCATGGGCATGGTGTGGTGGAACAACGCCTGGATCGCGCTGCAGTGCGTCCTGTTCGGCATCACAGGGCTCTGGCCTCTGAACGTGCTGGTGCAGAACGCCATGGGCCTCGGGGTATCCGGCGCGGTGATGGCGGCGCACGACCAGGTCGGCGTGATGATCCTGTACATCCTGCCGCACGGGCTCCTGGAGATGACCTCGATCTTCGTGGCCGGCGCCGCCGGATTCCACCTGTTCTGGTCGTGGGTCGCGCCGGGGCACCGCTCGCGGGGCGAATCCCTCGCCGCCGAGGGCCGGGCACTCGCGACCGTGGCGATCGGACTCGTCTTCACCCTGTTCGTCTCCGGCCTGATCGAGGGCTTCGTCACCGGCTGGGCGCTGCCCTGGCCGCTCAAGATCGGCATCGGGGCGGCCGCGCTCGCCGCGTTCCTGATCTACATGCTGGTCGTCGGAGGGCGCGCCCATCGGCAGGGCGAGACCGGCGATCTGGTCGAGTACGAGGCGGGCACACCCCGCCTCCTCGCGGGCTGA
- the mtrA gene encoding MtrAB system response regulator MtrA, with product MTSRILVVDDDTALAEMIGIVLRTEGFEPVFCADGARAVEEWRSQRPDLVLLDLMLPGMDGIEICTRIRAESGVPVIMLTARSDTADVVRGLEVGADDYIVKPFNPKELVARIRTRLRPTPQTVGEQLRVGDLTVDVDAHEVRRGTAPIALTPLEFQLLVALASKPQQVFSREMLLEQVWGYHYKADTRLVNVHVQRLRAKVELDPDNPKIVMTVRGVGYRAGSAG from the coding sequence ATGACCTCACGCATTCTTGTGGTCGACGACGACACCGCGCTCGCCGAGATGATCGGCATCGTGCTGCGCACGGAGGGTTTCGAGCCCGTGTTCTGCGCCGACGGTGCGCGAGCCGTCGAGGAGTGGCGCTCCCAGCGCCCCGACCTGGTGCTGCTCGATCTGATGCTGCCAGGGATGGACGGGATCGAGATCTGCACGCGCATCCGCGCCGAGTCCGGAGTCCCCGTCATCATGCTCACGGCACGCAGCGACACCGCCGACGTCGTGCGAGGACTCGAGGTGGGCGCGGACGACTACATCGTCAAGCCGTTCAACCCGAAGGAGCTCGTCGCTCGCATCCGCACACGTCTGCGTCCGACCCCGCAGACGGTGGGGGAGCAGTTGCGGGTGGGCGACCTCACCGTCGACGTCGACGCCCACGAGGTGCGCCGTGGCACCGCGCCGATCGCACTCACGCCGCTGGAGTTCCAGCTGCTCGTGGCGCTGGCCTCCAAGCCTCAGCAGGTGTTCTCCCGAGAGATGCTGCTCGAGCAGGTCTGGGGCTACCACTACAAGGCCGACACGCGACTCGTGAACGTGCACGTGCAGCGATTGCGGGCGAAGGTCGAGCTCGACCCGGACAATCCCAAGATCGTCATGACGGTGCGTGGCGTCGGCTACCGTGCCGGGAGCGCGGGCTGA
- a CDS encoding DUF4350 domain-containing protein — translation MTAPVQIDEQRSTAERAPRGRRLRSLLGWGIVVVLVLGGVFVAIQVAARMPSDRGALDPESVGDSGAMALAQILDDQGVEVTVHRSRAEARAALDDGATLVMTNPYTLTDEGLEELIAPADRVIFLSTSTHLLNLLRIGDNAASDPSPVDAQCAAPEFAQVGTIRPERLFTPADGVEGCFGTDEAAAVLIDESDGATRVVVEGARLFSNSSLREDGNAALALALLGQTDRVIWYVPSFGDSDIEGEMPDTLGSLTPGWVTPAILLLMITGVSVALWRGRRFGPLVSETLPVTVRASETMHGRARLTAKAGDAAHAAEAIRDGSTRRLARRLGLAVNARPEEVADAAADRLRVPRGSLHDLIAGPLPGDDPALIEMARRLQELESAVDTSSTPIRTPD, via the coding sequence ATGACGGCCCCCGTCCAGATCGACGAGCAGCGGTCGACGGCCGAACGGGCTCCTCGCGGACGCCGACTGCGCTCCCTGCTCGGATGGGGCATCGTCGTCGTGCTCGTCCTCGGCGGCGTCTTCGTGGCGATCCAGGTCGCGGCCAGGATGCCGTCGGATCGCGGAGCCCTCGACCCCGAGAGCGTGGGCGACTCCGGAGCGATGGCCCTGGCACAGATCCTCGACGACCAGGGTGTCGAGGTCACCGTGCACCGCTCTCGCGCCGAGGCGCGCGCCGCACTCGACGACGGCGCCACGCTCGTGATGACGAATCCGTACACGCTGACGGACGAGGGGCTCGAGGAGCTGATCGCGCCCGCCGACCGCGTGATCTTCCTCTCCACCAGCACCCACCTGCTCAACCTCCTGCGGATCGGCGACAACGCCGCATCCGACCCCTCCCCGGTGGACGCGCAGTGCGCCGCGCCTGAATTCGCCCAGGTGGGGACGATCCGCCCGGAGCGCCTGTTCACTCCGGCCGACGGCGTGGAGGGATGCTTCGGCACCGACGAGGCGGCGGCTGTCCTGATCGACGAGTCCGACGGCGCCACGCGGGTCGTCGTCGAAGGGGCACGCCTGTTCAGCAACTCCTCCCTCCGCGAGGACGGGAACGCCGCCCTCGCCCTGGCCCTGCTCGGGCAGACGGATCGCGTCATCTGGTATGTCCCGAGCTTCGGCGACAGCGACATCGAGGGCGAGATGCCGGACACCCTCGGCTCGCTCACGCCGGGGTGGGTGACCCCGGCCATCCTGCTCCTGATGATCACCGGCGTCTCCGTCGCGCTGTGGCGCGGTCGGCGCTTCGGTCCTCTGGTCTCCGAGACCCTGCCCGTCACCGTCCGTGCCTCGGAGACGATGCACGGGCGTGCACGTCTCACCGCGAAGGCAGGCGATGCGGCGCACGCCGCCGAGGCGATCCGTGACGGGAGCACCCGGCGACTTGCTCGCCGATTGGGACTCGCGGTGAACGCCCGCCCCGAGGAGGTCGCGGACGCCGCCGCGGATCGGCTGAGGGTCCCCCGAGGGTCCCTGCACGACCTGATCGCTGGTCCTCTCCCCGGGGACGATCCGGCTCTGATCGAGATGGCGCGTCGGCTCCAGGAGCTGGAGAGCGCCGTCGACACCTCCTCCACCCCGATCCGCACACCCGACTGA
- a CDS encoding DUF4129 domain-containing protein, producing the protein MTRPFDDVLVPDGDEARKWAEQELSDPRYADATPTWFDLMARDIGRFLADLFSSDNGANVGPSALIIVGIIVFGALVAALIIWGRPRRPSAVRRPSGGLLGADDDRSAAQLRADAERSARDGDWDEATVLRYRALARGLLERDLIDPAPGATAQAIAREVAAVFAAEAAAARAAAVSFDDVRYLRHPATAESYAQLAATDDRLAAARPELVSA; encoded by the coding sequence ATGACCCGTCCTTTCGACGATGTCCTCGTCCCTGACGGCGATGAGGCGAGGAAGTGGGCCGAGCAGGAGCTCTCCGACCCGCGGTACGCCGATGCCACACCGACCTGGTTCGATCTCATGGCCCGCGACATCGGGCGGTTCCTGGCCGACCTGTTCAGCTCGGACAATGGGGCGAACGTCGGTCCGTCTGCGCTGATCATCGTCGGGATCATCGTGTTCGGCGCCCTGGTCGCCGCGCTCATCATCTGGGGGCGGCCGCGTCGGCCGAGCGCCGTGCGACGACCGTCCGGCGGGCTCCTGGGCGCCGACGACGACCGCTCCGCCGCTCAGCTGCGAGCAGATGCGGAGCGCAGTGCGCGCGATGGCGACTGGGATGAGGCGACGGTCCTGCGTTACCGCGCCCTCGCGAGAGGCCTGCTCGAGAGGGACCTCATCGATCCCGCTCCCGGCGCGACCGCTCAGGCCATCGCCCGCGAGGTCGCAGCCGTGTTCGCCGCCGAGGCAGCGGCGGCGCGTGCCGCGGCCGTCTCGTTCGATGACGTGCGCTACCTCCGACACCCCGCGACCGCAGAGAGCTACGCACAGCTCGCGGCCACCGACGATCGCCTCGCCGCCGCGCGGCCCGAGCTGGTGAGCGCATGA
- a CDS encoding AAA family ATPase: protein MHRVRTEVDKAVVGQAGTVTGLLVSLLARGHVLLEGVPGVAKTLVVRSFARALGLDTKRVQFTPDLMPGDVTGSLVYDARTGEFDFRAGPVFTNILLADEINRTPPKTQAALLEAMEERQVSADGVSRPLPDPFLVAATQNPIEHEGTYSLPEAQLDRFLMKLVVGMPERDAEVSVLRKHASGFSPRELTGVESVVTADEIRAAQNAAGRVEVTDDVLGYVVDLARATRQSPSVELGASPRASTGLLAAAKAWAWLNGSTAVTPDHVQTMLVPVWRHRLQLRPDAQMEGVSADAVLTSVVQQTRVPI from the coding sequence ATGCACCGGGTCCGCACCGAGGTCGACAAGGCCGTGGTCGGCCAGGCCGGTACCGTCACCGGCCTCCTCGTCTCGCTCCTGGCCCGAGGACACGTGCTGCTCGAGGGCGTCCCCGGCGTCGCGAAGACGCTGGTCGTCCGCTCGTTCGCACGCGCGCTCGGCCTCGACACCAAGCGCGTCCAGTTCACTCCCGACCTGATGCCGGGAGACGTGACGGGTTCGCTCGTCTACGATGCGCGCACGGGCGAGTTCGACTTCCGCGCAGGGCCCGTGTTCACGAACATCCTCCTCGCCGACGAGATCAACCGCACACCTCCCAAGACGCAGGCTGCGCTGCTGGAGGCGATGGAGGAGCGCCAGGTGTCGGCCGACGGCGTCAGCCGTCCGCTTCCCGATCCATTCCTGGTCGCCGCGACGCAGAACCCCATCGAGCACGAGGGCACCTATTCCCTTCCCGAGGCGCAGCTGGACCGCTTCCTGATGAAGCTCGTGGTCGGAATGCCCGAGCGCGACGCCGAGGTGTCCGTGCTGCGCAAGCACGCCTCGGGATTCTCGCCGCGCGAGCTCACCGGCGTGGAGTCGGTGGTCACCGCTGACGAGATCCGCGCGGCCCAGAACGCCGCCGGCCGCGTCGAGGTCACCGACGACGTGCTCGGCTACGTCGTCGATCTGGCTCGGGCGACCAGACAGTCGCCCTCCGTCGAGCTCGGAGCAAGCCCCCGTGCGTCGACGGGTCTGCTGGCGGCGGCCAAGGCCTGGGCCTGGCTGAACGGGTCGACGGCGGTCACGCCCGACCATGTGCAGACCATGCTGGTGCCGGTCTGGCGCCACCGTCTGCAGCTGCGCCCGGACGCCCAGATGGAAGGCGTGTCGGCCGATGCCGTACTCACCTCCGTCGTCCAGCAGACCAGGGTGCCGATCTAG
- a CDS encoding RDD family protein produces MSAPLDVSDEVLSGEAVAIDVQPVGFILRAAGALIDMLVSFAVFLLTVFLRIWLLDIGVLDEATDTIAVIASIVVSFVVLPITMEVALGGRSLGKLAIGGRIVRIDGGATGFRHAFIRALVGVLEIYMTFGGVAVLAGAFSARSQRLGDMVAGTYSQRVRTPKLIPSVPVLPVDLVGWSQVADVARLPDRLARRISQFLQSAPRMVPAARARVAQDLLTEAAPFVSPLPPVAPEVVLVGITVLRRERERRALQNADRRAEKLTGRRVGL; encoded by the coding sequence ATGTCTGCCCCGCTCGATGTGTCCGATGAGGTGCTCTCCGGCGAGGCCGTCGCGATCGACGTGCAGCCGGTGGGGTTCATCCTGCGGGCCGCAGGCGCGCTCATCGACATGCTGGTGTCCTTCGCCGTGTTCCTCCTCACGGTGTTCCTGCGGATCTGGCTCCTCGACATCGGCGTCCTCGATGAGGCGACGGACACGATCGCCGTGATCGCATCGATCGTCGTCAGCTTCGTCGTCCTCCCGATCACGATGGAGGTCGCGCTCGGCGGGCGCAGTCTCGGCAAGCTCGCGATCGGCGGACGCATCGTGCGGATCGACGGCGGCGCGACCGGATTCCGGCACGCGTTCATCCGCGCGCTGGTCGGCGTGCTCGAGATCTACATGACCTTCGGCGGGGTGGCCGTGCTCGCGGGTGCCTTCAGCGCCCGGTCACAGCGCCTCGGCGACATGGTCGCCGGCACCTACAGCCAGCGCGTGCGCACCCCGAAGCTGATCCCCTCGGTGCCCGTGCTGCCGGTCGACCTCGTCGGCTGGTCGCAGGTCGCCGATGTGGCCCGGCTGCCCGATCGGCTCGCGCGCCGCATCTCCCAGTTCCTGCAGAGCGCGCCGCGGATGGTTCCGGCCGCCCGCGCCCGCGTCGCCCAGGACCTGCTGACGGAGGCCGCACCCTTCGTCTCCCCTCTTCCGCCGGTCGCCCCGGAGGTGGTGCTCGTGGGCATCACGGTGCTCCGCCGTGAGCGGGAGCGCCGCGCGCTGCAGAATGCCGATCGGCGCGCCGAGAAGCTCACCGGGCGCCGCGTCGGCCTCTGA
- a CDS encoding aquaporin, translating into MTPSAPGGSSDGIPATFDVLAPSTMTARLTAEAFGTAILVLSIVGAALFASGIEEVDAGTGIGFVGVALAAGLALTVSWYAFGPISGGHFNPAVSIGFAAAGRMPWRDVPAYVLAQFIGGLVASTLIFLVGLFGPDGWLEAKRTTGFASNGFGSASPAGFGIWAAIIVEALFAAIFVLVVLGATHPVRGSGFGGLAAGLALMLIHLVMLPIDLASINPARSLATAVYGDADALTQLWVFLVFPALGALIAGFAYRGLFDAAERTASATI; encoded by the coding sequence GTGACCCCGTCTGCACCGGGAGGGAGCAGCGACGGCATCCCTGCGACCTTCGATGTCCTGGCCCCGTCGACCATGACGGCGCGCCTCACCGCGGAGGCCTTCGGCACGGCGATCCTGGTGCTGAGCATCGTCGGCGCCGCACTCTTCGCCTCCGGCATCGAAGAGGTCGACGCAGGCACCGGGATCGGCTTCGTCGGCGTGGCACTGGCCGCCGGCCTCGCGCTCACCGTCTCGTGGTACGCGTTCGGACCGATCTCCGGCGGCCACTTCAACCCGGCGGTCAGCATCGGGTTCGCAGCGGCGGGACGGATGCCGTGGCGCGACGTGCCCGCCTACGTCCTGGCGCAGTTCATCGGGGGGCTCGTCGCATCCACCCTGATCTTCCTCGTCGGGCTCTTCGGCCCGGACGGCTGGCTCGAGGCGAAGCGCACGACCGGATTCGCGAGCAACGGCTTCGGCTCCGCATCCCCCGCCGGATTCGGGATCTGGGCGGCGATCATCGTCGAGGCGCTGTTCGCGGCGATCTTCGTGCTGGTGGTCCTCGGGGCGACGCACCCGGTGCGGGGCTCGGGGTTCGGCGGACTCGCCGCCGGTCTCGCGCTGATGCTGATCCACCTGGTGATGCTTCCGATCGACCTCGCCTCGATCAATCCGGCGCGCTCGCTCGCGACGGCCGTCTACGGCGATGCGGATGCCCTGACGCAGCTGTGGGTGTTCCTGGTCTTCCCGGCGCTCGGCGCCCTGATCGCGGGCTTCGCGTACCGAGGGCTCTTCGACGCAGCCGAGAGGACCGCGTCCGCGACGATCTGA
- a CDS encoding LpqB family beta-propeller domain-containing protein, translating to MSAGLRRTLQTVAIAAAVVLLAACTGLPTTGDVQPGLALGASPEEQDFLPLASGPVEGAGPTAIVEGFMEAAITPADNWDTARKFLTPELASTWRPTTGVSIDASAATRSFTSSVEDDAESANGDSADVRVTFDQVASVDATGAYSQTVAASNSAFVVVRANGQWRIADAPDGVVIDESRFARVYDDYALQYYDQTWERLVPDVRWFPRRATVATTIAQSLIGGAPSPWLAPAVQSAFPPGVQLARDAVPIDPDQVADVALNREALGLPAKTLARMRTQLQATLLGAGVQISQVRFTVDGRTLEAGVVKLIDDPVDGGSVVLKDGQFGTLVGGEITPIPGVTDEILASSQPIRAVDLAVDSSHAAVQLADGRVWLAGDGRFDALDERASLVRPSMDPFDFTWSVPSSAPAALQVMGVDAAPRPIANAWPDASGVSAIRVSADGTRIAAVLVVGGQRWVVVSAVIRDDDGVPTELGPTEPLAQLEGTASGLVWLGSDRLGVLSDAEDRIVLTQVVGGPGTSEVAPTGAASIAGSRTAAGIRVLGAGGAVFARSGSAWSESIVGVTVLGTRAGH from the coding sequence ATGAGCGCCGGACTTCGCCGCACGCTCCAGACCGTCGCGATCGCCGCGGCCGTCGTGCTGCTGGCCGCCTGCACGGGTCTGCCGACGACGGGAGACGTGCAGCCGGGGCTCGCCCTGGGCGCCTCACCAGAGGAGCAGGACTTCCTGCCCCTCGCATCGGGCCCGGTCGAGGGCGCAGGGCCCACGGCAATCGTCGAGGGCTTCATGGAGGCGGCGATCACCCCGGCCGACAACTGGGACACGGCGCGGAAGTTCCTCACCCCCGAGCTGGCCTCGACGTGGCGGCCGACCACGGGCGTCTCGATCGACGCCAGCGCGGCGACGCGATCCTTCACCTCGAGTGTCGAGGACGACGCGGAATCGGCGAACGGCGACTCCGCGGATGTGCGCGTCACCTTCGATCAGGTCGCCAGCGTGGATGCGACCGGCGCGTACTCTCAGACCGTCGCGGCGTCGAACTCGGCCTTCGTGGTGGTGCGCGCGAACGGACAATGGCGTATCGCGGATGCCCCGGACGGCGTGGTGATCGACGAATCGCGATTCGCCCGCGTCTATGACGACTATGCGCTGCAGTACTACGACCAGACCTGGGAGCGACTGGTGCCGGATGTGCGGTGGTTCCCGCGCCGAGCCACCGTCGCGACGACCATCGCGCAGTCGCTCATCGGAGGGGCTCCGAGCCCATGGCTCGCCCCTGCGGTGCAGAGCGCGTTCCCGCCGGGAGTGCAGCTGGCGAGGGATGCGGTGCCGATCGATCCCGACCAGGTGGCCGACGTCGCGCTGAACCGAGAGGCACTGGGGCTTCCCGCGAAGACGTTGGCCAGGATGCGGACGCAGCTGCAGGCGACGCTCCTGGGAGCCGGCGTGCAGATCAGCCAGGTGCGCTTCACCGTCGACGGACGCACCCTCGAGGCCGGCGTCGTGAAGCTCATCGACGATCCGGTCGACGGGGGCAGTGTCGTCTTGAAGGACGGGCAGTTCGGTACCCTGGTCGGCGGCGAGATCACTCCGATCCCGGGCGTCACGGACGAGATACTGGCGTCGTCGCAGCCGATCAGGGCGGTCGACCTCGCCGTTGACAGCTCTCATGCGGCCGTCCAGCTCGCCGACGGGCGCGTCTGGCTCGCGGGCGACGGCCGCTTCGACGCCCTCGACGAACGGGCATCGCTCGTGCGTCCATCCATGGATCCGTTCGACTTCACCTGGTCGGTGCCCTCCTCAGCTCCGGCCGCGCTGCAGGTGATGGGCGTCGACGCGGCGCCGCGCCCGATAGCCAACGCCTGGCCTGATGCCTCCGGGGTGTCCGCCATCCGCGTCTCCGCCGACGGCACCAGGATCGCGGCGGTGCTCGTGGTCGGAGGGCAGCGGTGGGTCGTCGTCTCCGCGGTGATCAGGGACGACGACGGAGTGCCCACGGAGCTCGGTCCTACCGAGCCGCTGGCGCAGCTGGAGGGCACAGCGTCCGGGCTCGTCTGGCTCGGCAGCGATCGCCTCGGCGTCCTGTCCGATGCCGAAGACCGCATCGTCCTCACTCAGGTCGTGGGAGGTCCTGGCACGTCCGAGGTCGCACCGACCGGCGCCGCCTCGATCGCCGGGTCACGGACCGCGGCGGGCATCCGGGTGCTGGGGGCGGGCGGAGCCGTCTTCGCTCGCAGCGGATCGGCGTGGAGCGAGTCGATCGTCGGTGTGACAGTCCTCGGCACCCGCGCCGGCCACTGA
- a CDS encoding DUF58 domain-containing protein, whose translation MFVTGRLALAVAVGIVPLVLTGLAGYPPYAALGIWVALCLLLVGIDVLLAPSPHTVVVTRRVPARTRLGEPVPVSLALQNQGSRTLHALIRDAWQPTAGASDARHRLTVPPGERRRVAVPLLPRRRGELSSEFVMIRSQGPLGLAGRQARHRVRGSIRVLPAFSSRKHLPSRLARLRELDGNTSIQVRGQGTEFDSLREYVRGDDVRSIDWRATARAGTTMLRTWRPERDRHVVIIIDTGRTAAARVGDGTRVDASLEAALLLSALAARAGDHVHLLMYDRVVRARVTGVEGAALLPALTDAMSPVHARLVDTDWHGAFAAVRTLTTRPALIVVLTAQDAAESARGFLGAFPDASRATSILVGSVTDDGIARLAMQRGSREEIYLAAAAERTMRDAENVADAVRRAGGEAIAADPESLPPRIADRYLELKAAGRL comes from the coding sequence GTGTTCGTCACCGGTCGTCTCGCGCTCGCCGTCGCCGTCGGCATCGTCCCGCTCGTCCTCACCGGGCTCGCGGGATATCCGCCGTACGCGGCGCTCGGGATCTGGGTCGCTCTGTGCCTGCTGCTGGTCGGAATCGACGTGCTCCTCGCGCCGAGTCCGCACACGGTCGTCGTGACCAGACGGGTGCCTGCCCGCACGAGACTCGGGGAGCCGGTGCCGGTCAGCCTGGCACTGCAGAATCAGGGCTCACGAACGCTGCACGCGCTGATCCGCGACGCGTGGCAGCCGACGGCCGGCGCGAGCGACGCCCGCCATCGGCTGACGGTGCCGCCCGGCGAACGCCGACGTGTCGCCGTGCCCCTGCTCCCCCGCCGCCGTGGGGAGCTGTCGAGCGAGTTCGTGATGATCCGCTCCCAGGGCCCACTGGGGCTCGCCGGGCGTCAGGCACGTCATCGTGTCCGCGGCTCCATCCGCGTGCTCCCCGCCTTCTCGTCCCGCAAGCACCTGCCCTCGCGCCTCGCGAGGCTGCGTGAGCTCGACGGCAACACCAGCATTCAGGTGCGCGGGCAGGGCACGGAGTTCGACTCGCTGCGCGAGTATGTGCGGGGCGACGACGTGCGATCGATCGACTGGCGGGCGACAGCACGCGCCGGCACCACGATGCTGCGCACCTGGCGCCCGGAGCGCGACCGTCACGTCGTGATCATCATCGACACCGGCCGCACGGCTGCTGCGCGCGTCGGGGACGGGACCAGGGTCGACGCATCGCTCGAGGCCGCCCTGCTGCTCTCCGCTCTCGCCGCGCGTGCCGGCGACCACGTGCATCTGCTGATGTACGACCGCGTGGTGCGCGCCAGGGTGACCGGTGTCGAGGGCGCGGCTCTGCTTCCCGCACTGACCGACGCGATGTCCCCGGTGCACGCGCGCCTCGTGGACACGGACTGGCACGGGGCCTTCGCCGCGGTCCGCACCCTCACCACGCGTCCAGCGCTCATCGTCGTGCTGACCGCTCAGGACGCCGCCGAATCCGCGCGGGGCTTCCTCGGCGCGTTCCCCGATGCGTCGAGGGCCACCTCCATCCTGGTCGGCTCCGTGACCGACGACGGCATCGCGCGTCTTGCGATGCAGCGCGGCTCGCGGGAGGAGATCTACCTCGCCGCTGCAGCGGAGCGGACGATGCGCGACGCCGAGAACGTCGCCGACGCCGTGCGACGTGCCGGCGGCGAAGCGATCGCGGCGGACCCGGAGAGCCTTCCGCCGCGGATCGCCGACCGCTACCTCGAACTGAAGGCGGCTGGGCGACTGTGA